GGCGTAAGCCATGTGATCCACGAAACCCCGGTGTCCGGCGATCGAGGTGACATTCACGATCGTGCCGCCGCCTCCGTTTGAAATGCGAGCTCGCGCGAACTCCTGCGCACAAATCAGCGCGGCCCGCAGGTTGATGCCGAGGACCTGCTCATAGCCCTCCTCGGTCATATCGATGACGCTCTCAAGCACATTGGTTCCCGCGCAATTGATCAACGCGTCTGCCAGTCCCGCCTTCTTCATGGCGGCGCGTGCTGCTGCATTGTCGGCGAGATCGACTGATATCACCGTCGCGCCGAACTTTGCCGCAAGATCATCCAGATCGGCCTGGGTACGCGACAGGGCTACTATTCGTGCGCCACGGTGGGTGAGCAGTTCAACGCAGGCGCGACCGATGCCCTTGCCAGCACCGGTAATGATTACCGTTTTTCCTGTAAAGTCGGACATGGTTGATCCTTCCGATGCCTGTTGCTCAGAACGGGAGTCTTTGCTCGGTTTGCTTGTCGAACACATGAGCCGCGGCAGGATCGACGTCGAGCCGTATCCTGTCGCCGGGCTTCAGCGCGTGGCGCTCGCGAAAGGCGCACAGGACACGCTTGCCCGCCAATTGGACTGCGAGCAGAATTTCGGCCCCCGTCGGCTCGATCAACTCGACAGTCGCAGGTACGCCCGCATCGCCGTTCGACAGTATCCACTGGTCAGGACGGACCCCGTATATCACCTCCTGGCCGTTGGTTGCCCGCGTGCCTTGTGGAAGGGGAAGGCCCGACCCGTCAGCGAGCCGCGCCGAGTTCAAGGAGAGATCGATGGTGGCCGGCAGCATGTTCATCGCCGGCGATCCGATGAAGCCGGCGACGAAGGTATTTGCCGGCCTGTCGTAAAGCTCCAGTGGCGCACCGATCTGCTCCACCTTGCCGTCGCGAAGCACGACAATGCGGTCCGCCATTGTCATGGCTTCAATCTGGTCATGCGTGACATAGACGGAAGTAGCGCCGAGGCGCTGGTGAAGAGCTTTGATCTCCGAACGCATGTCTACGCGCAGCGCGGCGTCCAGGTTTGACAGCGGCTCGTCGAAAAAGAACGCCTTCGGGCGGCGAACCATCGCGCGCCCCATGGCAACACGCTGCCGTTGGCCTCCGGAGAGCGCCTTCGGATAGCGGTCGAGATAGGGCGTAAGCCGCAGCATCTCGGCAGCCTTGTCGACCTTGGCGTTGCGATCCGCAAGATTCTCGCCGCGCAATTTCAGTGCGAAGGCCATGTTCTCCCGAACGGTCATGTGCGGATAAAGTGCGTAGTTCTGGAACACCATCGCCACGTCGCGGTCCTTGGCGGCGATGTTGTCGATGCGATTTCCGCCAAGCTTGATCGTGCCGCCGGTGATCTCCTCGAGGCCGGCAAGCGACCGCAGCAGCGTGGATTTGCCGCAACCGGACGGACCGACCAGCACGACGAACTCACCGTCGGCTATATCGAACGAGATGTTGCGCAGTGCGTGATAGGAGCCGTAATGCTTGTCGACCTTGTCGAGTTCGATCGTCGCCATGTGTCAATCCTTAATCAGTTGTGGTCGGGGCGGGTCTGCCGGGCAGCTTCACCACGAGGTATCCTGCATCGGCGACGACGATGCTGCCGGTCATCAGGCTGGCAGCATCGAAGGCCGGGAACAGCACGACCGACGCAATTTCCTCGACGTCGCCCATTCGCTTCATCGGCTTCATGTGCATCCAGTCCTTGTCCCGCAGGCATAGCCGATGTTGCGCCCCGCGCCGGTGACGACCGCCACTCTTCCACGGAGCTCCAACTTCCGCAGGAACATGTTACTTCCCAAGCTCGATCTGGATCTTCACGGAGGACGGCTTCGGTCGCACGGCGTAATCGAACGCTTCGACGGAATCCTCGAAGGCGTAGGTATCGGTGATCAGCGCATCGACATTGATCTGGTTCGATCCCAATAGCGCGACGATGCGGGGGTAGACATGGGCGTAGCGGAATACGTGTTCGATGCGCAGTTCCTTGGTCTGGGCGATGACGACATCGAGCGGGACCGGCTTCACGGGCATGCCGACAAGGACGATGGCGCCGCCGGGGCAACCATGCTGCGCCGTGTCTGCGATCACTTCAGCCGCGCCGGAACATTCGAAGACGACATCGACGCCCCAGCCGTCGGTTTCGCGGGCTATGACGCTCTTCAGGTCCTGCGAACGGACGTTGACGGTGATGATGGCAGGGCCGAGGCTGCGCGCCACGGCAAGCTTTTCGTCGACAACGTCGGTAACGATAACTTTGGCGCAGCCAGCCGATAGCGCCGCTATCGCTGTCACCATGCCGATCGGCCCGGCGCCGGTAACCAGCGCGATCGCACCGGGCGTCAGCCTCGCCTTGGAGACTGCGTGAAAGCCTACAGCCAGCGGCTCGACCATGGCGCCCGCGGCGTAGGAAACGTTGTCCGGAAGCTTAAAGGTAAAGGCCGCCGGGTGGACCACGCTCGGTCTCAGTACGCCATGCACCGGCGGCGTCGCCCAGAAGCGCACCGCGGGATCGAGGTTGTAGAGACCCAGCCGCGACGCGCGACTTTGAGGGTCGGGAATGCCGGGCTCCATGCAAACGCGGTCGCCCACTTTCAGGTTCTGCACCGCGCTGCCGACCTCTTCAATGATGCCGGCGGCTTCGTGGCCGAGGATCATCGGCTCGCGCACAACGAAAGGACCGATCGCGCCGTGCGTGTAATAGTGAACGTCCGATCCGCAGACTCCGACGGTCTTGATGGCAATGCGCACGTCGGTCGGACCGAGCGCCTCCTTCGGGTCCAGGTCGCGAATGCGCAGTTCGTCTTTGCGTTCGAGGACGAGCGATCTCATGTCTTCAGCCCTTTCGGATAATGAATACGGCCAGCGCCAGGCAGAGCACCGTCGCCACCCATAGGGGCAACACGCCCTCGAGGAAGCGCATCCATAGAAGATGCACCAGGATCAGGATCACGACCGAGATGAAGCCCCTGTCGAAGCCGTTGGTTCGGATCGGCAGGAATCCGTCGCGTTGGGTTTTCTGGGGTTGAACGCCAGCCATCATCTTACCCTTTCAATGCGCCGAACGTGAGGCCGGTCACGATGTGCTTCTGGACGAATCCGAGCACGATCAGGGCCGGGAGCGTGGTCAGGAACGCCATCGCCGCCATCTCGCCCCAGTTCGTTCCGGTGACCGAGACATATTCAGCGAGCGCTGTCGTCACGGTCCTGGCGTTAGCCGACGACGTTAGGGTGGCTGCGAACAGGTACTCGTTCCAGGCGAAAATCCAGGTCAGGATGAAGGTGACGGCCAATCCCGGCCGCGCCAGCGGCAGGATGACGTTGGACAGCACCTGGCCGGTTGTCGCGCCATCGACCCGCGCCGCTTCGTCCAGCTCCAGCGGAATCCCGTCGAGCATGCCCTTCAAGAGCCAGACGGCGAAGGGCAGGTTGAAGACGCAGTAGAGCAGGATCAGGCCAATCTTCGTGTCGAACAGCATGAAATCGCCGAACACGAACCACTTGGTGAACAGCAGGAAGAGCGGCAGCAGAAACACGGCTGGCGGCGCCATGCGGTTGGTGATCAACCAGAAAAACACATTGTCGCCGCCGCCGATTTTGTAACGCGACAGCCCGAACGCCGCGAGCAGGCCGAGCGCGCAGACCAGCGCTGCGTTCGATGTCGCCACGATCAGCGAATTCAAGAGATACTGCAGGAAGGTCGAGCTGTTCAGCACCGCCAGGAAATTGTTCCAGTAAAGATCGTCGATGAGGAACGACTTCGAATAAAGCTTCACGCGGGGGCGCATGGAAACGACCAGCATCCACCAGACCGGAAGCAGCGTCAGAATGGTCAGACATATCCAAAGGACGAAGGAGGCTATACCGGAGCGTCTCATTGTGCACCTCCCTTGCGGCCGGTCATGGCAACGAACAGCAGCCAGCTCAGAACGATCGTGACATACAGCGTCAGCAGCGACATGGCCGCACCGTAGCCGTAATCGGTTTTCGGAAAGACGTTGATCCAGATATGAAGGCCGATGAACCGGGTCGACTCGGCCGGACCACCCTTTGTCAGCATCCAGATTTCGTCGACCGAGCGCAATGCATCCATCAGCCGGATGAAGACGGTTGTCAGCAGCACCGGTTTCAACATCGGCACGATCACGTACCAGAAAATCTGCAGCTTGTTGCCGCCGTCGATCTGCGCCTGTTCGAGCGGTTCTTTCGGCAAGGCGGTCAGCCCCGCCATGAGCGACAGCGTAACGAACGGCGTCCAATGCCACAGGTCCATGATGATCGCCGTGACGAAGGCGTGATAGGCATTGGTCGAGATGTTGTAGTCGATGCCGAACCACAGTTTCAGGTAATAGGGCACGATGCCGAAGCCCGGAACGCAAAGCAGCCGCCAGGTAGCGCCGACTGCAATGGGCGCGACAACGATCGGCAGCGTGTGGATCGTGCGAAAGAACTGCCGGCCCCACAGGCGGTCTGCCATCAGTGCGCGGGCCAGAACGTAGCCCAACAACAGTTCGCTCACGACGACGAAGAATGCGAAGACCAGGGTGCGCGCCAGCGAGTTCAGGAATGTCGTGTCAAAAACGAGGCTGCGATAATTCTGAAGGCCTGCCCAGCGCAGGGTGGGGTCGACTGCGTTGGTGTTCCAGTCGAAGAAGCCGACATAGAGAATGTAGATGAAGGGAACGAACCCGACAACGAACAGGATTAGCGTGGCTGGTGTTAGAAACAGCCATCCGATGTTGGATTGTCTCATCCTGCGCTCCGTCAGATCGTCCTTGACACTTATTCGCCTGCAGCGTCGCGGGCAGGCCCGCAAACCGCAGTCAGGAAAGGGGCGGTCACCTTGCTGAAGGCGACCGCCAGCCGCTTGGGAGGCGGTCTTTTACTTGCGGTAGCCGAGCTTCACGAGTTCAGCTTCGGCTGCCGTGGCGGCCTGGTCCAGCGCATCGTCCGGTTTGATCTCCCCGACGATCGCTTTGTAGATGAACGGCGCGACGACCTGCAGAACTTGCGCGTGGAACGGGAACGGCGGAGCTCCGGCGAACAGCTTTCCGTCCTCACGCATCAGCGTGTAATAGCCGTTCATCTTCTTGTCCTGATCGACAATCTTGGGATCGTGGTAGGTCGAGTTCATGACGATGCGGGAGCCGGCCAGCGCCCAGTCGGTCTGCACCGAAGCCTGACCGATATACTGCAGGAACAGCAGAGACGCGTCCTTGTTCTTGGACGAATGCGGGATGCCGAACGCGCCACCATCGTAATAGCCGATATATCCTTTGCCGGATTCGGCTGCTTCCATGACACCCGCCTCGACCGGGGGCAACGCTACGCCCACCTTGCCGACGACGGTCGATTTGCTTTCGTCGGTGGCGATCCACGCAGCATTTTCACCGTAGACGAGGCCTTGGGCTGCGCGGCCGGCGGCAAATGTCCCGGCAACCTCATCCCAGGTGGAAGACGTCGATTCCGGCGGCGCGTATTTCAGCAGGCCGACCCAGTAGTTGAGCGCCTTCTTCGCGGCGGCGGAGTTCATCTGGCCGCCGTTCGCTTCGGTGGCCGCGAAGGTCTTGCCATCGATGCCCCAGTTGTAAACGCCGAAGGTCGGCGCGACCGACTCGAAGAATTCGTAGAAGGCGGCGGGGTGGCTCGACGAGGCCTGTACGGTGGTTCCCCAGAGCTCCTTGTCCGCGCCATATTCGGTGAAGAACTTGGCGATCTGGGTATACTCGTCATGCGTCGTCGCGGGCTTCAGATCCGCACCGGTGGAATCCTTGTAGGCTTTCTGGATCGCCGGATCATCGAAAAGATCCTTGCGGTAGAGGTAAGGCTTGATGAATGCTTCCATGGGGACGCCCATGACATTGCCCGACTTCGGATCCTTGAAATAGTTCAGGAAAGTGGTGAAATTCTCCGGCTTGAAGTCCGGCGAAGCGATCTTCGCATTGTCGGCGAGCGACTTGGTAATATCGACGAGGAAGTTGCGGGCCAGATACGTATAGACGATGTCCTGCTCGATATAGACGAAGTCATAGATGCCGGTATTGGCCTCCATGTCCTTGATCGCCTTGTCGTACATCTGGTCCCAGGATGTGGCCTCGAATTCGACCTTGATGCCGGTCTCTTCTGTGAACTTGGGACCGAGCACCTGCTCGACATATTTCGACGCTGGGGTCGATTCCGAGATGCCCCGGATGGTCGCGCCCTGATAGGGCTGGGCGGCAGTTTTCCACCAGGAATCCTGAGCAAGAGCGGTCGAGCTCCAAAGGCCAAGCGAAATGAAGCCGACGCCCACGGCTTTGACGAAACTGTTCATTGTTCTCCTCCATTTGGATCGCAAAATCGGTCCGGTTGTGCGTGCTAAACTCTCCTCCGACACGCTCAACGGACCACAATAGTTGTAGAAAGAACGGATGGACACAAGCGCGGCCGTTGCGCAATACTGATACTCTCATGCGCGAAATGCCGAATATAATCATGAATTTTTGTGTGCATTGCACAATCGAATATTGATTGGCAGCGCAACGAGCATCGCGGGAAGCACTGGAGGATGTCCGCAATGTCAGTTATTTCGCCGACCGTCGCGAGATTTGAATATGTCTTGACCGGCGCAGACGAGTCGTTCCTATGGCGGCGCGACGACTATCCGTGGGAACGCAACGTCTGGAATTTCCACCCGGAGGTGGAGATCCACTATATTCCCAACGCCAGCGGCGTCCTGCTTGCGGGCGATCACGTCGGCGCGTTCACGCCGGGCCATATTTCCGTCATCGGCAGCAACCTGCCGCACGACTGGGTGACGCCGCTCGGACCGAATGAGCGCATTCCAGGACGTGACATCGTCATCCAGTTTGCGCCGGCCAAGCTGGAGCAGGCTTCGGCCTTCCTGCCGGAACTGGCGGGGCTGCGTGACTTTCTTACCCGCGCAAAGCGGGGGCTCTCCTTCAAGGGCCGGGCGCGGGAACAGGCGGAGGCGCTGATACTCGACATGGAGTTCCAGACCGGCTCGGTGCGGCTTTCGACCTTCCTGTCTTTGCTCTCGCTGCTGCGGGACACTGACGAGTTCGATACGCTGTCTTCAGAGGCTTATGTGCCGGACCTGAGCTATGGTTCGCTGGAAGCCCTGCAACAGGTCTTCGCATATCTCTTCGCCAATCTGTCGGAGGACATTCGGTTGCCTGATATGGCGCGCATGGTCGGCATGAGCGACAGCGCCTTCTCGCGATTCTTCAAGAAAAACAGCGGCCACAGCTTCACCGACCACGTCAACAAGCTTCGAATCTGGAAGGCGGGTCAGCTATTGACCGATACCTCTATGCCGATAACCGACATCTGCTTCGAGGTGGGCTATCGCAATCTGTCAAATTTCAACCGGGTGTTTCTACGTCACCATAACTTGACACCGACAAAATACCGGAAACTGTCCACCAACCGCAGAACCGTTCCGTTAACTCAGACAGCGACAGATCATATGCCTGTGCAGTGAGTGGCGACGGTCCTGCGGCACGCCGTCATTGAGCTCCACCATGCCGTTCTGCACCTCGATGGCGCAACACACGGCGTCTACCACGCTGCCGAATTCGACCAGCGCACCATCGCCGGTTCGTTTCACCACCCGGCCATGATGGACGGCGATCGTCGGATCGATGAGATCGCTGCGCAGCGCCCGCAACCGCGCCAGGCGCCGGGAAGCCTGCTCTACCCAACTACGTGTGAGTCCATGATTGCAGCCAGCTTTCGGATCTCGCTCATGGCGCCGTCTCCTCGCCTTCGGGATGACAGGGAGGCAGAGGGCAAGAAGGAAGTTTTGGCCTGTGCGGAGAGCGATCTTGGTTGCGATTGAGCTAGACGCAGCCAACGTTGTTGGCCTCTCGCTCTAACTGCTCTTTCAGTCTCGCCGAGAGGTTTTTTGAGCACCTGTCGTTCGCTTTGGGGAAGGACGACGCCGCTCCGGCCGTTTGTCCCCGGCGGAAAAATTGCGGGCGGTCTCGAAGAGGTAGCGGTCGACCCGCTTCAGCGGGTTGAAGGCTTCGAAGGGGTTCTGCAGAACCGGCTGGACCTCCTTCAGGAAAGCCTTGCGTTCGGCTCTGTTCTGGATGGCGACGGTCTTGCCGGCAAATTGCAGCTCGCCTTCCGTCGGTTCCGTCTGGCCGAGGATCATCGCCGCGACCGTCGATTTACCGGAGCCGGATTCGCCGAGGATCGAGAGGATCTCGGGCTCACCGCCGATTTAGAAGCTGACATCCTTGACGGCGGTGATCAGCCGCCGGCCGAGCATGCCGCCCTGGCGGTAGATTTTCGTCCAGGTTGGCGGGGATCATGCTGACGCTTCGGATTGGCAAAAACTGGCCGAAGCGCGTATAATCCTTGACTATCGCAGTCAACTAATTTCCAGGTGCATTACCGCGCCCGGGGCAACTGTGCGGTTCCCTGGCATGCGCCGCGGCGAGCCCTTGCCGGTCGCAACGGCGGCCGTTTCACCACGGCGGCGAGACCAGCCGTGCAGCATTGATACCTTCCGCGCCGATCCGGTTGCAGCCGATGTCCGATCACCAGCGGAAATGGTTGCCTGTTGACGCTTCCGTAATCACGGCAAGCGCCTTTGCTTGCCGGGCGGCTCTTTTCTCATAGGATTTCTGCGCCATCTCTTGCCAGGGCAACCAGACAGGGTCCGGTATGGACGAGACAATCGAACAGCTTCTCCATCTTTCCGCACAGACGGAAACGTTGATGGCGGTCTATGATGGCGATGACCGGCTGCGCTATGCCAACAGCGCCTTCCGCGCGGCCTATTTCATCGAGCCGGAGGAAACGCCGCTCTGGCCGGATCTGATGCGGCGCAATTTTGAGCTCGCCCGCGGCACCGTCATCCGCACGAATGATTTCGAGGAATGGCTGCGCTCCACCCAGTCGCGCCGCGGCAAGATCGGCTATCGCGCCTTTGAGACGGATCTTGCCGACGGCCGCTGGCTGTGGATGACCGAGGCGGTGCAGAAGAACGGCTGGATGCTCTGCATCGCCAGCGACATCACCCGTCTCAAGGTCCATGGCCGCACCGTCCGGCAGGATCGCGACCAGGCAATCAAGGCTTCCTATACCGACGAGCTCACCGGCGTTGCCAACCGCCGTTTCGTCATGGCGCGCGTCGAAGACATGGTTGAAGCCGCCCGGCATGGCAACAGCGGCTGCCTCGCCGTCTTCGACATCGACAATTTCAAACGCATCAACGACCGGCTCGGCCACCACGCCGGCGATCTCGTGCTGCGCGATTTCGCCCACCGCATCCATCAGAATGTCCGCCGCAACGATTGTTTCGGCCGGGTCGGCGGCGAAGAATTCCTCCTCGTCATGCCGGCCACCGGCCCGGAAGACGCCCTTGCCATGGTCGAGCGCATGCTGACGGTGATCCGCTTCTCCCGGCCGCTGCCGGACTCGCCCGACTTCAGCTACACGTGTTCTGCCGGCATCGCCGCCTGTGTGCCGACGGATAGTGCGTCGGAGCTTTATCGGCGGGCGGATCAGGCGCTGTATGACGCGAAGATGAGCGGGCGGGATAGGGTGAGGGCGGCATAGGGCGACAATTTGGACTTATCCGCTGAGGCAGGACACAATGCCGACTACATCCGGATGCTCGCTCGCAGCCAGATCTCTGAGCTGGCGGAGCCGACGCGTGTTACACCGGCCAAGGCCGCAACCAGGATTAAACATCTAAGCGGTTTCATCAGGTTCATTTAGGAAACGCAATAGATGCATGTACTTCACCTAGTCGCATTTAGGCTAGTTCGCCTCGCCCCAAATGGGGAGATGCGGACATGCGAAAGCTGCGCGGTTGGGTTCAAGTATCAGTCGCGGGCTTAAGACGATGGCGGTAGCGCACGCAGTCTCTCCGCTACAACGTGACTTCTCCACGTCTGCGGACTTCTACCTCCCTCAGACATGAGCGCTCGCTCGACTTGGCCGGGAGTCCACGCGCCACCCATTCGCGCGCTCAACAATTCCAGACCTCTGCAGAACCTGTCATAATCTTCACCCGTATTAACGTCGCTTACCCGGGAGTTGACCCTTCGTTCGACAGTCTTGCCGTCTGCTTTCCAGGTCACCGTCTCATCCATTTTTACGACATTCACACCCGCGATCAGGTTCATGGAAAGCCCCGCCCACTGGTCAAGAATGTAACCTTTGCCGGGTGTCTCGGGCATGAGGAAGTATATTAGTTTCGTGAAGTAGGCCGGTCCCAGTCCCAGCATGGCCTTTTCTTTCTTTTCAGCCCTGAGACTGGCGAACTCGTCGAAAGCCGCACGGCGCGAGAGACCGCCAGCCCTGATTCGTTTTGCAACGGCTAACCAACGGGCGGCGCTGCGTTGAAAGAGGCGGTCGCGGTTGGCGCGATGCATGCCACCCCAAGCTAAGACACTTACACATAGATCGTCGATACAGGTCTTTTTGTCAGCAGACATTGCCAGGAGTTGCGCCCGGTTGGTCGTGCGAGCTAGATCTTTACAGCTCAGACCATGCTCTGAACCCTTGACCTCGGCGAACCACTGGGCAGGGCTGCCTCCCTCTTCCGCGTCAGTATCAAAAGTAGGGGGCGACGAATAAGCCTTCGCGAAAACCAAAACATGCTTTTCGACTAGATTGAGGGTCATTTTAAAAGCCGTAACAAGTGGATGAAATCGGAGACCAACGTCGGAGTCATCTTCCCGGAAGAGCTGAAAACCTGCTCGTCAGAAATGAAGACAATCCGTTATGCTGCCAACAATACCCGGTCTCTCACACTGATACGCCAAGAGAGACTCTGCCAGATCTTTTTCCCTGACAGATCTACGTCACCGAAAAAAATTCTGAATACAGCTTTTCACCCATCCTATTGTATTGGCTCACTCCAACAGCTTGCACGGCTTCCTCATTAAAGCGAATCAACTTTCAATCCAAAGTACATCTTGGAAGGTTAGCAATTGCAATGCATCTATCGTGAAATTCGATTGGATTAAGCGGGTTGAAGTTTGTCGTCCCCACGAAAGGAGCTATCGCGGCTTAATGGCGTGACCGTGAGACGGCATGGACAACAATTGGGGTATGTGTGGCGGTCATATGATCGACCGCAAGACCTCACCCTCAGCAATTGATCTGAACTCTGTGATAATCCCGGACTTGTCCAGTGAGCCGAGGGCAGACGTCGGCGAGGCAACGGATGAATATATAACGCTCAGATTAAATAAACATTTGTAGCGCGCGGGCGACCCTGATTGTCGAGTTCTACTTCGAATGAAGCGATCTTGCCCCCTTCTAAACCTTCCCAAACCAAATCTGAAACCATAGCACGCGCGACAAAATACTCTCGGTTCGACCGGTCGACGAGAAAACCAAAATTTGGCTTTCGGCCCTTTTCTTTGAGGGTGCCAAGCAAACCGGACGCTGACGCGCAGTGGTCGGTAGTATCGTCACGTGAGGCCTCCAGTTCTCCGATTAATTTGTCTAATAAGGCAACAACCCTGGCACCGGCACGAACGCTTCTAGTATGCAGAGCCTGCACAATCGACGACCGAGCTTTTCTTAGATGCTCGGTCATCTTGGAATCAACTATCCGGGGGTCAAGGGTAACGAGAAAATCGGCGAAGGCTGAACACGGCGCCTCAAGATCGGCATCAATACCGACGGCCGACTTATGGGTAATCATTCGCTGGAAGTTTTGAGTTTGTAGGTCTGCAAAAATCAGCTGGGTTCGCATATTGGAGAGCGGTTTCGTCCTTTCTAACGAAAGGATTTTCATAGCTCCTTCGAAATCGTAATCGAACATCTTTGCGCGTGCCAATTCGCGTTTCACATCTGTCGACTCCGGGTCCCTTTTTAAAGCTTCCTCGAATTGGGCAATCGCGGCCGGGCAATCTCCGTACCCACGTAACAGGAAGCCGCCGAAGAAGAAATAAAGCTGCGGGGTCTCCGGCGACAGTTCGAGAGCAGAGCGATAGGCGTCGGTTGCGCCAGCAAAGTCATGTTGGCGGAATCGAATAAAAGCATCCGTACGAAAGACTTCAAAATAATCGTGATTAGAAACTTTCAGGGTGTCGATAATCGCGTTAGCCGCTTCAAATTCATCATTGTAAGCAAGTTTAACAGCTTCACGCAGCTTTCCTGCGGCTAGTGCCTCGGATATCGAACGAACTGTGAAATTTCTGAAATTATACTTTTCTTGGCCTTCGGCTCCTCGTTCTGCTTGATATGCAAAACTAAGTCCCCGAAATTTTCGTATTACTGCCTCCTGAGCCTCCGCTGTCAAACGCAGGATGCGCGCTACGTAGGCGCGAGCAAAGGGCTTGATCCGATAGTTCAACTCATAGCCGCTCTGATTTTCGGTCTCTAAGATAGAGAACTTCAGGAGCTCGGCTACCCCGGCCTCTAACTTGCGGATGTCTGTCGAAGAGACGTAATGTAAGACCCCCAGCGAAACGGCTCTTGGCAGGATCGACATCAGTGACAATGTCATTGTCGCGTCAGGGCTTAGTGCGTCGAAGACGTTCTCAAGACAAAATCTGAGCGCCATCTCAGGATTGCTTACGATTTTGCTGGCAGGCAACCCTGCTATCACGCCCATACAAAACCATTTCAATAGAAGCGGCCTCCGCTCCAGTCTACTGGCGAAGTAACGCAGCTCGTCCTGCCGCAGCGACGATAATGTCTTTATGCTGTATGATTTGATCAGTGCGCGAAGATAGATCTCTCCCTCATTATCGGTTAACGGTTTGACCTCTACCGTCAAATCGCCGCCGACGGGAATGCGAGATGTCAGGACAACTTTACTTTGCCCTGGTATGTCCGACACGAAATCACGAATGGTATCGTCGAGGACCGTTTCCAAATTATCTATTGCGAGGAGGATCTTGTTATTTTCCAGTAGCTGTCGCACGCGCGACATAGGATTGGACTTATCTTCCTCAAATATCCCCACTACTTCTTCGAAAAGGCCCATTGAAGTCGTTATCGCGTGTTCAATTCTCTGGATTTCGCCCACGGTTAACTTGGACGATTTCGCTGAAACCCAAACAATCGCGTCAAAGTCGTGATCACCCGAATTGACCAGGCTATAGAGTGCTTGAACCGTGAGAGCCGTCTTGCCATTGCCGCCGTCGCCCAGCACAGTAACGACCGGATGCCGGCTCAGGATCTTTTTCTTCAGTTCTTG
Above is a window of Rhizobium etli CFN 42 DNA encoding:
- a CDS encoding AraC family transcriptional regulator, which translates into the protein MSVISPTVARFEYVLTGADESFLWRRDDYPWERNVWNFHPEVEIHYIPNASGVLLAGDHVGAFTPGHISVIGSNLPHDWVTPLGPNERIPGRDIVIQFAPAKLEQASAFLPELAGLRDFLTRAKRGLSFKGRAREQAEALILDMEFQTGSVRLSTFLSLLSLLRDTDEFDTLSSEAYVPDLSYGSLEALQQVFAYLFANLSEDIRLPDMARMVGMSDSAFSRFFKKNSGHSFTDHVNKLRIWKAGQLLTDTSMPITDICFEVGYRNLSNFNRVFLRHHNLTPTKYRKLSTNRRTVPLTQTATDHMPVQ
- a CDS encoding carbohydrate ABC transporter permease, with translation MRQSNIGWLFLTPATLILFVVGFVPFIYILYVGFFDWNTNAVDPTLRWAGLQNYRSLVFDTTFLNSLARTLVFAFFVVVSELLLGYVLARALMADRLWGRQFFRTIHTLPIVVAPIAVGATWRLLCVPGFGIVPYYLKLWFGIDYNISTNAYHAFVTAIIMDLWHWTPFVTLSLMAGLTALPKEPLEQAQIDGGNKLQIFWYVIVPMLKPVLLTTVFIRLMDALRSVDEIWMLTKGGPAESTRFIGLHIWINVFPKTDYGYGAAMSLLTLYVTIVLSWLLFVAMTGRKGGAQ
- a CDS encoding extracellular solute-binding protein, whose product is MNSFVKAVGVGFISLGLWSSTALAQDSWWKTAAQPYQGATIRGISESTPASKYVEQVLGPKFTEETGIKVEFEATSWDQMYDKAIKDMEANTGIYDFVYIEQDIVYTYLARNFLVDITKSLADNAKIASPDFKPENFTTFLNYFKDPKSGNVMGVPMEAFIKPYLYRKDLFDDPAIQKAYKDSTGADLKPATTHDEYTQIAKFFTEYGADKELWGTTVQASSSHPAAFYEFFESVAPTFGVYNWGIDGKTFAATEANGGQMNSAAAKKALNYWVGLLKYAPPESTSSTWDEVAGTFAAGRAAQGLVYGENAAWIATDESKSTVVGKVGVALPPVEAGVMEAAESGKGYIGYYDGGAFGIPHSSKNKDASLLFLQYIGQASVQTDWALAGSRIVMNSTYHDPKIVDQDKKMNGYYTLMREDGKLFAGAPPFPFHAQVLQVVAPFIYKAIVGEIKPDDALDQAATAAEAELVKLGYRK
- a CDS encoding carbohydrate ABC transporter permease, with protein sequence MRRSGIASFVLWICLTILTLLPVWWMLVVSMRPRVKLYSKSFLIDDLYWNNFLAVLNSSTFLQYLLNSLIVATSNAALVCALGLLAAFGLSRYKIGGGDNVFFWLITNRMAPPAVFLLPLFLLFTKWFVFGDFMLFDTKIGLILLYCVFNLPFAVWLLKGMLDGIPLELDEAARVDGATTGQVLSNVILPLARPGLAVTFILTWIFAWNEYLFAATLTSSANARTVTTALAEYVSVTGTNWGEMAAMAFLTTLPALIVLGFVQKHIVTGLTFGALKG
- a CDS encoding SDR family oxidoreductase; amino-acid sequence: MSDFTGKTVIITGAGKGIGRACVELLTHRGARIVALSRTQADLDDLAAKFGATVISVDLADNAAARAAMKKAGLADALINCAGTNVLESVIDMTEEGYEQVLGINLRAALICAQEFARARISNGGGGTIVNVTSIAGHRGFVDHMAYAASKAGLEGATRVMARELGAYGIRVNAVAPTVTMTELAAKAWSEPSKRDPMIVRHPMARFAAVDDVARSIALLMSEDAPMISGAVLPVDGGFLAV
- a CDS encoding DUF2160 family membrane protein; its protein translation is MMAGVQPQKTQRDGFLPIRTNGFDRGFISVVILILVHLLWMRFLEGVLPLWVATVLCLALAVFIIRKG
- a CDS encoding ABC transporter ATP-binding protein — encoded protein: MATIELDKVDKHYGSYHALRNISFDIADGEFVVLVGPSGCGKSTLLRSLAGLEEITGGTIKLGGNRIDNIAAKDRDVAMVFQNYALYPHMTVRENMAFALKLRGENLADRNAKVDKAAEMLRLTPYLDRYPKALSGGQRQRVAMGRAMVRRPKAFFFDEPLSNLDAALRVDMRSEIKALHQRLGATSVYVTHDQIEAMTMADRIVVLRDGKVEQIGAPLELYDRPANTFVAGFIGSPAMNMLPATIDLSLNSARLADGSGLPLPQGTRATNGQEVIYGVRPDQWILSNGDAGVPATVELIEPTGAEILLAVQLAGKRVLCAFRERHALKPGDRIRLDVDPAAAHVFDKQTEQRLPF
- a CDS encoding NAD(P)-dependent alcohol dehydrogenase, translated to MRSLVLERKDELRIRDLDPKEALGPTDVRIAIKTVGVCGSDVHYYTHGAIGPFVVREPMILGHEAAGIIEEVGSAVQNLKVGDRVCMEPGIPDPQSRASRLGLYNLDPAVRFWATPPVHGVLRPSVVHPAAFTFKLPDNVSYAAGAMVEPLAVGFHAVSKARLTPGAIALVTGAGPIGMVTAIAALSAGCAKVIVTDVVDEKLAVARSLGPAIITVNVRSQDLKSVIARETDGWGVDVVFECSGAAEVIADTAQHGCPGGAIVLVGMPVKPVPLDVVIAQTKELRIEHVFRYAHVYPRIVALLGSNQINVDALITDTYAFEDSVEAFDYAVRPKPSSVKIQIELGK